The proteins below come from a single Mytilus edulis chromosome 5, xbMytEdul2.2, whole genome shotgun sequence genomic window:
- the LOC139524291 gene encoding RNA-binding protein 39-like isoform X1, whose product MADDFDVEAMLEAPYRNKEDDGRGDASSYDRGDRRKRRGDEDRHRDRRDRGDRDRGDSDRRRDRDRKRNDRSRDSRRSRSRERERRRSRDRGSGRRSRSFDRFKKRSPPRRKSRSRSRERGGGGRDRSSSTSPFKFTRLAGPDLTPEERDARTVFCMQLAARIRPRDLEEFFSSVGKVRDVRLIMDNKTRRSKGIAYVEFYDTESVPLAIGLTNQKLLGVPIIVQPSQAEKNRLANATNILTKGLKGPMRLYVGSLHFNITEEMLRGIFEPFGKIDDIKLIRDHETTRSQGYGFITFTDAEEAKKALEQLNGFELAGRPMKVGHVTERQVELQQNSMLDSDEMDRAGIDLGATGRLQLMAKLAEGTGFQIPEYAASALNMGPGPAPPNVSAIMGNNPQPQQQSAPPIATQCFMLSNMFDPTSETKPSWDQEIRDDVIDECNKHGGVLHLFVDKASPQGNVYVKCPTIAAAVASVNALHGRYFAGKMITAAYVPLPNYHSLFPDAVRANQLMLPSTQALQAGYSGIFNNMQQQPMGIR is encoded by the exons ATGGCAGATGATTTTGATGTAGAAGCTATGCTTGAAGCACCTTACAGAAACAAAGAG GATGATGGAAGAGGAGATGCTTCATCATATGACCGAGGCGATAGAAG GAAAAGAAGAGGTGACGAAGATAGACATAGAGACAGAAGAGATCGTGGAGATCGTGACAGAGGAGACAGTGATCGTAGAAG AGATCGTGATAGAAAGAGAAATGACAGAAGCAGGGACAGCAGAAGAAGCCGAAGTAGGGAAAGGGAAAGACGTAGGAGTCGGGATAGAGGAAGTGGCAGGAGAAGTAGAAGTTTTGACCGATTCAAGAAGAGGTCACCACCACGAAGGAAAAGTCGCAGCAGATCTCGTGAAAGAGGAGGAGGAGGAAGAGATCGTAGCTCTAGTACAAGTCCCTTCAAATTCACAAG ATTGGCAGGACCTGATCTTACTCCAGAAGAGAGAGATGCAAGAACTGTGTTTTGTATGCAGCTTGCAGCCAGAATTCGCCCAAGAGACCTGGAAGAATTTTTCTCGTCAGTTGGAAAG GTCCGAGATGTCAGATTGATTATGGACAACAAAACAAGAAGATCCAAAGGAATTGCATATGTTGAGTTTTATGATACAGAATCTGTGCCATTAGCTATTGGACTAACAAATCAAAAACTTTTGGGTGTTCCTATTATTGTGCAACCATCACAAGCAGAGAAAAATAGACTTGCCAATGCTACAAACATATTAACGAAAGGATTAAAAGGACCTATGAGATTATATGTTGGttctttacattttaatataactGAGGAAATGTTGCGTGGTATATTTGAACCATTTGGCAAG ATTGATGATATTAAACTGATACGAGACCATGAAACTACAAGATCTCAAGGCTATGGTTTTATCACG TTCACTGATGCAGAGGAAGCAAAGAAAGCTTTGGAACAGTTGAATGGATTTGAGCTGGCTGGTCGGCCAATGAAAGTTGGTCATGTGACGGAGAGACAAGTTGAATTACAACAGAATTCCATGTTAGATAGTGATGAAATGGATCGTGCAGGAATAGATCTCGGTGCAACTGGCAGATTACAGTTAATGGCAAAACTTGCTGAAG GGACTGGTTTCCAGATACCAGAGTATGCAGCTTCTGCTTTAAACATGGGACCTGGTCCTGCACCTCCAAATGTGTCAGCAATCATGGGAAATAATCCACAGCCCCAACAACAGTCAGCCCCACCTATAGCTACTCAGTGTTTTATGTTGTCTAACATGTTTGATCCCACATC GGAAACAAAACCGAGCTGGGACCAAGAAATCCGAGATGATGTAATAGATGAATGCAATAAACATGGTggtgttttacatttgtttgttgACAAAGCATCACCACAGGGCAATGTTTATGTCAAATGTCCTACAATAGCAGCAGCAGTGGCATCAGTCAATGCATTACATGGGCGTTATTTTGCAG gCAAAATGATAACAGCAGCCTATGTTCCACTCCCGAACTATCACTCGTTATTCCCAGATGCCGTCAGAGCTAATCAACTGATGTTGCCATCAACGCAAGCTTTACAGGCAGGATATTCAGGGATATTTAACAACATGCAACAGCAGCCAATGGGGATCCGATGA
- the LOC139524291 gene encoding RNA-binding protein 39-like isoform X2 — protein MCPQKFVFKVKDDGRGDASSYDRGDRRKRRGDEDRHRDRRDRGDRDRGDSDRRRDRDRKRNDRSRDSRRSRSRERERRRSRDRGSGRRSRSFDRFKKRSPPRRKSRSRSRERGGGGRDRSSSTSPFKFTRLAGPDLTPEERDARTVFCMQLAARIRPRDLEEFFSSVGKVRDVRLIMDNKTRRSKGIAYVEFYDTESVPLAIGLTNQKLLGVPIIVQPSQAEKNRLANATNILTKGLKGPMRLYVGSLHFNITEEMLRGIFEPFGKIDDIKLIRDHETTRSQGYGFITFTDAEEAKKALEQLNGFELAGRPMKVGHVTERQVELQQNSMLDSDEMDRAGIDLGATGRLQLMAKLAEGTGFQIPEYAASALNMGPGPAPPNVSAIMGNNPQPQQQSAPPIATQCFMLSNMFDPTSETKPSWDQEIRDDVIDECNKHGGVLHLFVDKASPQGNVYVKCPTIAAAVASVNALHGRYFAGKMITAAYVPLPNYHSLFPDAVRANQLMLPSTQALQAGYSGIFNNMQQQPMGIR, from the exons ATGTGTCCACAGAAATTTGTCTTCAAAGTCAAG GATGATGGAAGAGGAGATGCTTCATCATATGACCGAGGCGATAGAAG GAAAAGAAGAGGTGACGAAGATAGACATAGAGACAGAAGAGATCGTGGAGATCGTGACAGAGGAGACAGTGATCGTAGAAG AGATCGTGATAGAAAGAGAAATGACAGAAGCAGGGACAGCAGAAGAAGCCGAAGTAGGGAAAGGGAAAGACGTAGGAGTCGGGATAGAGGAAGTGGCAGGAGAAGTAGAAGTTTTGACCGATTCAAGAAGAGGTCACCACCACGAAGGAAAAGTCGCAGCAGATCTCGTGAAAGAGGAGGAGGAGGAAGAGATCGTAGCTCTAGTACAAGTCCCTTCAAATTCACAAG ATTGGCAGGACCTGATCTTACTCCAGAAGAGAGAGATGCAAGAACTGTGTTTTGTATGCAGCTTGCAGCCAGAATTCGCCCAAGAGACCTGGAAGAATTTTTCTCGTCAGTTGGAAAG GTCCGAGATGTCAGATTGATTATGGACAACAAAACAAGAAGATCCAAAGGAATTGCATATGTTGAGTTTTATGATACAGAATCTGTGCCATTAGCTATTGGACTAACAAATCAAAAACTTTTGGGTGTTCCTATTATTGTGCAACCATCACAAGCAGAGAAAAATAGACTTGCCAATGCTACAAACATATTAACGAAAGGATTAAAAGGACCTATGAGATTATATGTTGGttctttacattttaatataactGAGGAAATGTTGCGTGGTATATTTGAACCATTTGGCAAG ATTGATGATATTAAACTGATACGAGACCATGAAACTACAAGATCTCAAGGCTATGGTTTTATCACG TTCACTGATGCAGAGGAAGCAAAGAAAGCTTTGGAACAGTTGAATGGATTTGAGCTGGCTGGTCGGCCAATGAAAGTTGGTCATGTGACGGAGAGACAAGTTGAATTACAACAGAATTCCATGTTAGATAGTGATGAAATGGATCGTGCAGGAATAGATCTCGGTGCAACTGGCAGATTACAGTTAATGGCAAAACTTGCTGAAG GGACTGGTTTCCAGATACCAGAGTATGCAGCTTCTGCTTTAAACATGGGACCTGGTCCTGCACCTCCAAATGTGTCAGCAATCATGGGAAATAATCCACAGCCCCAACAACAGTCAGCCCCACCTATAGCTACTCAGTGTTTTATGTTGTCTAACATGTTTGATCCCACATC GGAAACAAAACCGAGCTGGGACCAAGAAATCCGAGATGATGTAATAGATGAATGCAATAAACATGGTggtgttttacatttgtttgttgACAAAGCATCACCACAGGGCAATGTTTATGTCAAATGTCCTACAATAGCAGCAGCAGTGGCATCAGTCAATGCATTACATGGGCGTTATTTTGCAG gCAAAATGATAACAGCAGCCTATGTTCCACTCCCGAACTATCACTCGTTATTCCCAGATGCCGTCAGAGCTAATCAACTGATGTTGCCATCAACGCAAGCTTTACAGGCAGGATATTCAGGGATATTTAACAACATGCAACAGCAGCCAATGGGGATCCGATGA